The Dehalogenimonas lykanthroporepellens BL-DC-9 genome includes a window with the following:
- a CDS encoding Radical SAM domain protein (PFAM: Radical SAM domain protein~KEGG: dev:DhcVS_1337 radical SAM domain protein), with translation MSLYSDEASGKNLKVYHVVYEPSYKSIIFHHWTECNLKCIGCYCQREKLDFSLLPDWQSRLATNPPENPPEKLLSLSEVLSLINGLDIERAIYIGIEPTLDPGFPPLAKSLKSKYGAYNILFTNGVVCPDTSALDEIIVSLKAITPELYHEYTAANNKKTLNNFRKLHESGKKLQAEITLIPGIIEADEVEKVASFIASVDPAIPLRINGFISLNGVKYRAPSGEEVEVAANLAKNHLHTVNYLSGEMARIGDPPVRLF, from the coding sequence ACAGCGACGAAGCCAGTGGTAAGAATTTGAAAGTATACCACGTCGTTTATGAACCCAGTTATAAGTCAATTATCTTTCACCATTGGACCGAGTGTAACTTGAAATGCATCGGTTGCTATTGTCAAAGAGAGAAGCTGGATTTTTCCCTCCTGCCCGATTGGCAATCACGTCTGGCGACAAACCCGCCGGAAAACCCCCCGGAGAAGTTGCTGTCATTATCCGAGGTATTGAGTTTGATAAATGGATTAGACATTGAGAGAGCCATTTATATTGGGATTGAACCGACATTAGACCCTGGATTTCCGCCCCTGGCAAAATCATTGAAATCAAAGTATGGGGCCTACAATATCCTTTTTACCAATGGAGTAGTGTGTCCGGACACTTCAGCTTTAGATGAAATAATCGTCAGTCTGAAAGCCATCACCCCTGAACTGTATCACGAATATACTGCCGCGAATAATAAAAAAACATTAAACAATTTCCGGAAATTACATGAATCCGGGAAAAAACTGCAAGCTGAAATAACACTGATTCCGGGAATCATCGAAGCTGACGAAGTGGAAAAAGTAGCGTCATTCATAGCTTCGGTCGACCCGGCTATTCCATTACGCATCAATGGATTTATCAGTCTGAACGGCGTGAAATACCGGGCTCCCTCCGGTGAAGAAGTCGAAGTGGCGGCTAACCTTGCCAAGAATCATTTACATACCGTAAATTATCTTTCCGGGGAGATGGCACGTATCGGCGACCCACCGGTCAGGCTTTTTTAG